One Keratinibaculum paraultunense genomic window carries:
- a CDS encoding diacylglycerol/lipid kinase family protein → MKKAKIICNPSSGRQLIQRRIDHLIISLVNEGYTVSKYNTQKKNDAMLETIKSCNEDWDFIVVCGGDGTVNEVAKGIAKSDRKIPVAILSAGTVNDFANHMKLPKNIDDFFEMIKKENIKTVDLGKVNDEYFVNVAASGLLTNVGYQVQPEAKAILGRMAYYIEGVKEIPKQKFKPFRVYFEAEEYTKEEDILLFLISNSASIGGFKRLAPDASVSDGYLDVVIIKKSEVGDLAQIFINIFKGEHVNHPNVSYFKTKKLKVNTEEEGITIDIDGEYGGVLPAVFEVVSNQFKIFVP, encoded by the coding sequence ATGAAAAAAGCAAAAATTATATGTAATCCATCTTCTGGTAGGCAGCTAATTCAAAGAAGAATAGATCATTTAATAATTTCATTAGTAAATGAGGGCTATACTGTTTCTAAATATAATACTCAGAAAAAAAATGATGCAATGTTAGAAACTATCAAAAGTTGTAATGAAGATTGGGATTTCATTGTGGTTTGTGGTGGAGATGGTACTGTAAATGAAGTAGCAAAAGGTATAGCTAAAAGTGATAGAAAAATTCCTGTAGCTATTCTTTCAGCAGGTACAGTTAATGATTTTGCCAATCATATGAAGCTACCTAAAAACATTGATGATTTTTTTGAGATGATAAAAAAAGAAAATATAAAAACCGTGGATTTAGGAAAAGTAAATGATGAATATTTTGTTAATGTGGCTGCCAGTGGACTTTTAACAAATGTAGGATATCAAGTACAGCCAGAAGCGAAGGCTATATTAGGAAGAATGGCTTACTATATTGAAGGAGTTAAGGAGATACCAAAACAGAAGTTTAAACCTTTTAGAGTATATTTTGAGGCAGAGGAATATACTAAGGAAGAAGATATACTATTATTTTTAATATCTAATAGTGCATCGATAGGCGGATTTAAACGATTAGCTCCTGATGCTAGTGTATCTGATGGATATTTAGATGTAGTAATAATAAAGAAATCAGAAGTAGGAGATTTAGCTCAAATATTTATAAATATTTTTAAAGGTGAACATGTAAATCATCCAAATGTTTCATACTTTAAGACTAAAAAGCTTAAAGTAAATACAGAAGAGGAAGGCATTACCATAGATATTGATGGAGAATATGGGGGTGTATTACCTGCCGTGTTTGAAGTTGTGTCCAATCAGTTTAAAATATTTGTTCCTTAG
- a CDS encoding ABC transporter ATP-binding protein produces the protein MNKNTDKTYDSKLMKRLLKYAKPYWHYFVITIILMMLITGLELLRPYLLKITIDDYINGYKKPMYEVDVSEPIEGIIFNGKKYVRLNKLDSKQIEKLSNYPKKVLLKKNNKYYLLDYEEKDISQGISISKKDYEKFIKQDIDGITKIGLIFLLAIIVVFILNYLQTYVLNYTGQKIIFNIRQDLYSHIQSLSLSYFDKNPVGRLVTRVTNDAETLNEMYTGVLINLFKDVFILVGIIIVMLKMNYKLALISFSLIPLILIASIVFRKKIREVYRLGRVQLAKINSTLNENITGMKTIQIFKKEEKISKQFDEINTAYLNTAKKEVNLHAIFRPSIEIINSLGLVTLVYYGSGQVISGYIEFGVLYAFIDYLQKFFQPILDLTEKYNILQAAMASSEKIFSILDEDDMIENTNNPVPIKELKGKIEFKNVWFAYEDENWVLKDVSFTINPGEIVAFVGATGAGKSSIINLITRFYDIQKGEILIDGVNIKKYDKFELRKHIGVVLQDVFLFTGTIKDNIRLNNYNISDEEIKQIAKYVNAHHFIEKLPRQYDEPVMERGATLSAGEKQLLAFARTLAFDPSILILDEATSNIDTETELLIQDALQKLIKGRTTIAVAHRLSTIQNSDKIIVLKNGVIQEMGTHQELLENEGIYYDLYKLQYKESFYES, from the coding sequence ATGAATAAAAACACTGATAAAACTTATGATTCAAAATTAATGAAAAGATTACTTAAATATGCTAAACCTTACTGGCATTATTTTGTTATTACCATAATACTCATGATGCTTATTACCGGACTAGAACTTTTAAGACCCTATCTTTTAAAAATTACAATAGATGATTATATAAATGGATATAAAAAACCCATGTATGAAGTAGATGTTTCAGAACCTATAGAGGGCATCATATTTAATGGGAAAAAATATGTAAGATTAAATAAATTAGATAGTAAGCAAATAGAAAAACTATCGAATTATCCTAAAAAAGTATTATTGAAAAAAAATAATAAATATTATTTATTAGATTATGAAGAAAAAGATATTTCTCAAGGAATTTCCATATCAAAAAAAGATTATGAAAAATTTATAAAACAGGATATAGATGGAATTACAAAAATAGGATTAATATTCCTATTAGCTATTATAGTAGTATTTATACTCAATTATTTGCAAACATACGTATTAAACTATACTGGTCAAAAAATCATATTCAATATAAGACAAGATTTGTATTCCCATATTCAATCACTATCACTATCCTACTTTGATAAAAATCCTGTGGGAAGATTAGTAACTAGAGTAACTAATGATGCAGAAACTTTAAACGAAATGTATACTGGAGTGCTAATTAATTTATTTAAAGATGTATTTATATTAGTTGGAATAATAATAGTAATGCTTAAAATGAATTATAAGTTAGCTCTTATTTCTTTTTCATTAATCCCCTTAATACTTATAGCTTCTATAGTATTTCGAAAAAAAATTAGAGAGGTTTATAGGTTGGGAAGAGTGCAATTAGCCAAAATTAACTCTACTTTAAATGAAAATATTACTGGAATGAAAACTATTCAAATATTTAAAAAAGAAGAAAAAATATCTAAACAATTTGATGAAATAAATACTGCATATTTAAACACAGCTAAAAAAGAAGTTAACTTACACGCAATTTTTAGACCATCCATAGAGATAATTAATTCATTGGGATTGGTCACATTAGTATATTATGGTAGTGGTCAAGTTATATCTGGATATATAGAATTTGGAGTCCTATATGCTTTTATAGATTATCTTCAGAAGTTTTTCCAACCTATACTAGATTTAACTGAAAAATATAATATACTTCAAGCAGCTATGGCATCTAGTGAAAAAATCTTTTCAATATTAGATGAAGATGATATGATTGAGAACACAAATAACCCTGTACCTATCAAAGAATTAAAAGGAAAAATAGAATTTAAAAATGTTTGGTTTGCATATGAAGATGAAAATTGGGTATTGAAAGATGTTAGTTTTACAATTAACCCTGGTGAAATAGTTGCTTTCGTAGGAGCTACTGGTGCTGGTAAATCCTCCATTATTAACTTAATTACTCGATTTTATGATATACAAAAAGGAGAAATACTGATAGATGGGGTAAATATTAAAAAATATGATAAGTTTGAATTAAGAAAACACATTGGTGTAGTACTTCAAGATGTATTTTTATTTACTGGGACAATCAAAGATAATATTAGATTAAATAATTATAATATTTCTGATGAAGAAATCAAACAAATAGCCAAGTATGTCAACGCCCATCATTTTATAGAAAAATTACCTAGGCAATATGATGAGCCAGTAATGGAAAGAGGAGCTACCTTGTCTGCAGGAGAAAAACAACTATTGGCATTTGCTAGAACATTAGCTTTTGATCCAAGTATTTTGATATTGGATGAAGCGACCTCCAATATTGATACTGAAACAGAATTATTAATTCAAGATGCACTTCAAAAATTAATTAAAGGAAGAACTACAATAGCTGTAGCTCATAGACTATCTACTATTCAAAACTCAGATAAAATAATAGTTTTAAAAAATGGAGTAATTCAAGAAATGGGAACCCATCAAGAACTTCTAGAAAATGAAGGTATATACTATGATCTGTATAAACTTCAATATAAAGAATCATTTTATGAATCCTAA
- the thpR gene encoding RNA 2',3'-cyclic phosphodiesterase — translation MRTFIALDFDDDLKKVLSNIQNKIKINSFKGSWVDNENFHLTLKFLGEIDEKQREIIGNILKSISQKNFAISLRLDELGYFNKRKDQYGVIWVGIKGEIDKLNKIYDIIEEDMEPLGFKKEKRPFRPHITLGRRIVLDKNIDQERFLKDIDVNYKFLLDKLVLMRSEKIMGKRKYTPIQAYRLIDNHR, via the coding sequence GTGAGAACTTTTATAGCATTGGATTTTGATGATGATTTAAAAAAGGTTCTATCAAATATACAAAATAAAATAAAAATTAATTCTTTTAAGGGAAGCTGGGTTGATAATGAAAATTTTCATTTAACTTTAAAGTTTTTAGGAGAAATTGATGAGAAACAAAGGGAAATAATAGGTAATATTCTTAAATCCATTTCTCAAAAAAATTTTGCAATATCCTTAAGATTAGATGAATTAGGTTATTTTAATAAAAGAAAAGATCAATATGGTGTAATTTGGGTAGGTATTAAAGGAGAAATTGACAAATTAAATAAAATATATGATATAATAGAAGAAGACATGGAGCCCTTAGGTTTTAAAAAAGAAAAAAGACCTTTTAGACCTCATATTACATTGGGAAGAAGAATAGTATTAGATAAAAATATAGATCAAGAACGATTCTTAAAAGATATAGATGTAAACTATAAATTTTTATTAGATAAATTAGTTCTTATGAGAAGTGAGAAAATTATGGGTAAAAGAAAATATACTCCAATACAAGCTTATAGATTGATAGATAACCACAGATAG
- a CDS encoding ABC transporter ATP-binding protein has product MKAFSTLNDFFKEHKLNYIIGIIWLILIDGVQIVVPQILRKVTNLLQYGQLTSQELIKYIILILLTGLAIAIGRYFWRVYIFGTSRKLEYHLRDMLFNHLLTLSTNYFNIHTTGDLMAHATNDINAVRASLGQGIVMLVDAIFLTIMSIIMMAKTTNIKLTTITLLTLPFITIIVGKFGKIIHKRFRLVQEAFSNLTDITRENFSGIRVIKSFVQEESAFKKFTQANEYNLNKNMELVKVSGIFHPLVQFISSLSFLVVIVYGSKLVMLDTISLGDFIAFNNYLGLLIWPMMAVGFVINIIQRGIASMERINNILNEKPEIVDFPNAIPLAKVKGKIEYKNVYFKYPNSQSYALKNINFTVKEGNTLAIVGRTGSGKTTIVNLLLRLYDIDKGSILLDNIDIRNIQIKSLRENISYVPQDNFLFSSTIRDNIGFAFDKEISEEQIIYASKIAEVYDDIMELPDGFDTVLGERGVTLSGGQKQRVAIARAIVKDAPILILDDSLSSVDTQTEERILNNLKNVMSKKTTIIISHRISTVKNADQIIVLDEGEIIERGNHESLLEIDGLYKYLHEKQLLEEKVYGNAKEGQYE; this is encoded by the coding sequence ATGAAAGCTTTTAGTACACTTAATGATTTTTTTAAAGAACATAAATTAAATTATATTATTGGTATTATATGGCTAATACTAATAGATGGAGTACAGATTGTAGTTCCTCAAATACTTAGAAAAGTTACTAATCTCCTTCAATATGGACAACTTACTTCACAAGAATTGATAAAATACATTATATTAATACTTTTAACAGGTTTAGCAATTGCTATTGGAAGATATTTTTGGCGAGTATACATATTTGGAACTTCAAGAAAACTAGAATATCATTTAAGAGATATGCTTTTCAATCATCTATTAACTCTATCCACTAACTATTTTAACATCCATACTACAGGAGATTTAATGGCTCATGCTACAAACGATATAAATGCCGTAAGAGCTTCTTTAGGTCAAGGAATTGTAATGCTTGTAGATGCGATATTTTTGACCATAATGTCCATAATTATGATGGCTAAAACAACCAATATAAAATTAACTACAATAACTTTATTAACACTACCTTTTATTACAATAATCGTAGGTAAATTTGGTAAAATAATACATAAACGTTTCCGTTTAGTTCAAGAAGCATTCTCTAATCTTACAGATATCACAAGAGAAAATTTTTCAGGAATACGTGTTATAAAATCCTTTGTTCAAGAAGAATCTGCTTTTAAAAAATTTACACAAGCTAATGAATATAATTTAAATAAAAATATGGAATTAGTAAAAGTATCAGGAATATTTCATCCTTTAGTACAATTTATATCTTCCTTAAGTTTCTTAGTTGTTATAGTATATGGTAGTAAATTAGTAATGCTAGACACCATATCCTTAGGAGATTTTATAGCTTTCAATAACTATTTAGGCTTATTGATATGGCCTATGATGGCAGTAGGCTTTGTAATCAACATAATTCAAAGAGGAATAGCGTCTATGGAAAGAATAAATAATATATTAAATGAAAAACCTGAAATAGTTGATTTTCCTAATGCAATACCTTTAGCAAAAGTTAAAGGAAAAATTGAATATAAAAATGTGTATTTTAAATACCCTAATAGTCAATCCTACGCATTAAAAAATATAAATTTTACTGTTAAAGAAGGTAACACATTAGCCATAGTAGGAAGAACTGGTAGTGGCAAAACCACTATAGTCAATTTACTATTAAGACTTTATGATATAGATAAAGGTTCTATTCTATTGGATAATATAGATATAAGAAATATTCAAATAAAATCCTTAAGAGAAAATATAAGCTATGTTCCCCAGGATAACTTTCTGTTTTCCTCAACTATAAGAGATAATATTGGATTTGCATTTGACAAAGAGATCTCTGAAGAACAGATAATATATGCTTCAAAGATTGCAGAGGTATACGACGACATCATGGAACTACCTGATGGATTTGATACCGTATTAGGGGAAAGAGGAGTTACTTTATCTGGTGGTCAAAAACAAAGGGTTGCTATAGCTCGTGCTATTGTAAAAGATGCTCCAATTTTAATTTTAGATGATAGCTTATCCAGTGTAGATACTCAAACTGAAGAAAGAATACTTAATAATCTTAAAAATGTAATGAGCAAAAAAACAACCATAATAATAAGTCATAGAATATCCACAGTAAAAAATGCAGATCAAATTATAGTATTAGATGAAGGAGAAATTATAGAAAGAGGAAATCATGAATCTTTATTGGAAATAGACGGATTATATAAGTATCTACATGAAAAACAATTATTGGAAGAAAAAGTTTATGGTAATGCAAAGGAGGGGCAATATGAATAA
- a CDS encoding LacI family DNA-binding transcriptional regulator, with protein MSVTIKDVAKLAEVSISTVSRVINNSASVSPEARRRVLAAIDKLGYKPNQVARSLVTKKSNLIGVIVTDIGNSYVAQMMRGIEEVGRMYNYDILLSSSYGNPKTELKFAELLRSKQVEGIILISEDVDEAVIDVIKEFNIPFMYLNKYYKVSNLPSVSIDNYEASFMMTKYLLELGHENILYITVNNDKVGSVEKDKIEGYRKAMEEFKKDELILSTKDFTVEAGYDMGNILENLIDERNITAVFCCQDEIAIGLINYCYDSNIQVPKDISICGYGDTKMASIYRPSITTIKEPYYDIGAVAIRRIIKELEGDKIEEPSIYLPIQLIKRESCRRI; from the coding sequence ATGTCAGTAACTATAAAAGATGTAGCAAAGCTTGCTGAAGTATCTATATCTACAGTATCAAGAGTTATAAACAACTCTGCATCTGTTAGCCCAGAAGCACGAAGAAGAGTATTAGCTGCTATAGATAAATTAGGTTATAAGCCTAATCAAGTTGCAAGAAGTTTAGTTACTAAAAAATCGAATCTTATAGGTGTGATTGTAACGGATATTGGAAATTCCTATGTAGCACAGATGATGCGTGGTATAGAAGAAGTAGGTAGAATGTATAATTATGATATTTTACTATCTAGCAGCTATGGAAATCCTAAAACAGAGTTGAAGTTTGCAGAATTATTAAGAAGTAAGCAAGTAGAAGGTATTATTTTAATATCAGAGGATGTTGATGAAGCTGTAATAGATGTAATTAAAGAATTTAATATACCCTTTATGTATCTAAATAAATATTACAAGGTTTCAAATCTTCCATCTGTTTCCATAGATAATTATGAAGCAAGTTTTATGATGACAAAGTATTTACTGGAATTAGGACATGAAAATATATTATATATAACGGTAAATAATGATAAAGTAGGTTCGGTGGAAAAAGACAAGATAGAAGGATATAGAAAAGCAATGGAGGAATTTAAAAAAGATGAACTAATATTATCCACAAAGGATTTTACCGTAGAAGCTGGTTATGATATGGGAAATATTTTAGAAAATTTAATAGATGAAAGGAATATAACTGCAGTTTTTTGTTGTCAAGATGAAATAGCTATAGGGCTTATTAATTATTGCTATGATAGTAATATACAAGTTCCAAAGGATATATCCATATGTGGCTATGGAGATACTAAAATGGCGTCTATTTATCGTCCTAGCATTACAACTATAAAGGAACCTTATTATGATATAGGAGCTGTAGCAATTAGAAGAATTATAAAGGAATTAGAGGGAGATAAAATTGAAGAGCCTAGCATCTATTTGCCAATTCAATTGATTAAGAGAGAAAGCTGCAGGAGAATATAG
- the hutH gene encoding histidine ammonia-lyase encodes MNNKVLIDGNNLTLEDFINVVRHNYTVELTNEAIKKVEKSRQIVEKFVEEEKIVYGITTGFGKFSDVNISKEETKILQRNLIMSHSCGVGNPLDEEIVRGIMLLRANALAKGYSGIRLSTLNTLIDMLNKGVHPVIPEKGSLGASGDLAPLSHMVLVMLGEGEAYYQGKRLKGIEAMKRAEIPTVELTSKEGLALINGTQVMTSIGALTLYDGINLSKTSDIIAALTVEALNGIIDAYNVKMYDVRKHTGQLNTSENLLKLLKNSSMITRQGELRVQDAYSLRCIPQIHGSSKDAIDYVKEKVNIEMNSATDNPLIFDETEEVISGGNFHGQPMALSFDFLGIALSELANVSERRLERLVNPALSGLPAFLSRKGGLNSGFMIVQYSAASLVSENKVLAHPASVDSIPSSANQEDHVSMGTIAARKAKSILENTRKVLAMELLAACQGIDLRGKKKLGKGTEIAYNIVRDKIPTIEEDRIMYEYINICEDMIKSNIILEDVEEKIGKLL; translated from the coding sequence ATGAATAACAAAGTATTAATAGATGGCAACAATTTAACATTAGAAGATTTTATCAATGTAGTAAGACATAATTATACAGTAGAATTAACTAATGAAGCAATAAAGAAGGTTGAAAAATCTAGACAAATAGTTGAAAAATTTGTAGAAGAAGAGAAGATAGTATATGGCATAACAACAGGTTTTGGAAAGTTTAGTGATGTAAACATATCTAAAGAGGAGACTAAAATTTTACAGAGAAATCTTATTATGAGTCATTCTTGTGGAGTAGGCAATCCCTTAGATGAAGAAATTGTAAGAGGAATTATGCTCCTTAGAGCTAATGCGCTAGCTAAAGGATACTCTGGTATTAGATTATCAACATTAAACACTTTAATAGATATGTTAAACAAAGGGGTACATCCAGTAATTCCAGAAAAAGGTTCTTTAGGTGCTAGTGGAGATTTGGCTCCTTTATCCCATATGGTATTGGTCATGCTAGGTGAAGGGGAAGCGTATTATCAAGGAAAACGATTAAAAGGAATTGAAGCCATGAAAAGAGCAGAAATTCCAACAGTGGAATTAACATCAAAAGAAGGATTAGCATTGATAAATGGCACTCAGGTGATGACTTCCATTGGTGCATTAACTCTTTATGATGGAATAAATTTAAGTAAAACTTCTGATATAATTGCAGCTTTAACTGTGGAAGCACTAAATGGAATAATTGATGCTTATAATGTAAAAATGTATGATGTAAGGAAACATACTGGTCAATTAAACACTTCAGAGAATTTACTTAAGCTATTGAAAAATAGTAGTATGATTACTAGACAAGGAGAATTAAGAGTGCAAGATGCCTATTCTTTACGATGCATACCTCAAATTCATGGAAGTAGTAAAGATGCAATAGATTATGTAAAGGAAAAAGTTAATATTGAGATGAATTCAGCAACAGATAATCCGTTAATATTTGATGAAACAGAAGAAGTAATTTCTGGTGGCAATTTTCATGGGCAACCTATGGCATTGAGTTTTGATTTTTTAGGAATTGCATTATCTGAATTAGCAAATGTATCAGAAAGAAGATTGGAAAGACTTGTAAATCCAGCTTTAAGTGGATTGCCAGCCTTTTTATCTAGAAAAGGAGGTTTGAATTCTGGGTTTATGATAGTTCAATATTCTGCGGCTTCCTTGGTATCGGAGAACAAGGTTTTAGCTCATCCTGCTAGTGTAGATTCTATACCATCTTCAGCAAATCAAGAAGATCATGTGTCCATGGGCACTATTGCTGCAAGAAAAGCAAAGAGCATATTAGAAAATACACGAAAAGTTTTAGCTATGGAACTTTTAGCGGCTTGTCAAGGTATTGATTTAAGAGGGAAGAAAAAATTAGGAAAAGGTACTGAAATAGCTTATAATATAGTTAGAGATAAAATTCCTACCATAGAAGAAGATAGGATAATGTATGAATATATAAATATATGTGAAGATATGATTAAATCTAATATTATATTGGAAGATGTAGAAGAAAAAATTGGAAAATTATTATAA
- a CDS encoding MarR family winged helix-turn-helix transcriptional regulator — MKDKDICENVVNIERYLRKVDYIIRLKGREILKDFNITIPQFTALQILISNGDLTIGELSQKMGLACSTITDLIDRMENNKLVVREKDKKDKRVVRVEVLPVGYEIVEKVLEERIRFLESKLKGLSQEEKVALSEGLESLYNAMKQN, encoded by the coding sequence TTGAAAGATAAAGATATATGTGAAAATGTAGTTAATATTGAGAGGTATTTAAGAAAAGTTGATTATATTATTAGACTAAAAGGAAGAGAAATATTAAAGGATTTTAATATTACTATACCACAATTTACTGCATTACAAATTCTCATAAGTAATGGAGATCTTACCATTGGAGAATTAAGTCAAAAGATGGGCTTAGCTTGTAGTACTATAACTGATTTAATAGATCGCATGGAAAATAATAAACTGGTGGTAAGGGAAAAAGACAAAAAGGATAAAAGAGTTGTACGTGTGGAAGTTTTACCTGTTGGATATGAAATAGTAGAAAAAGTTTTAGAAGAAAGAATTAGATTTTTAGAATCAAAACTTAAGGGATTATCTCAGGAAGAAAAAGTAGCTTTAAGTGAAGGGCTTGAATCTTTATATAATGCAATGAAGCAAAACTAA
- a CDS encoding glycerophosphodiester phosphodiesterase, which produces MNKTIIYGHRGASCYAPENTFAAYNKAIEMGANGIEIDVHKSKDNNLIVCHDEKVDRTTNGIGYIKDLTLKEIKKLDAGSWFDNKFRGEKIPLLDEVLEFVKDRNIFLNIEIKNGPIFYEGIEHDIVKAVRAYDLIENTIISSFNHFSLAHIKNIDKRFKTGILYIAGMIDPWEYATKIGASYIHPLYLTINEEIVLKSQNNGVKVNVFTVNRKEDAELMKSFKVDGIITDCPDICKKVFNN; this is translated from the coding sequence ATGAATAAAACAATAATTTATGGGCATAGAGGTGCATCCTGTTATGCTCCAGAAAATACTTTTGCAGCATATAATAAAGCTATTGAAATGGGGGCTAATGGAATTGAAATAGATGTGCATAAAAGTAAAGATAATAATTTAATAGTTTGTCATGATGAAAAAGTGGACAGAACTACCAATGGCATAGGATATATTAAGGATTTAACATTGAAGGAAATAAAGAAGTTGGATGCAGGTTCTTGGTTTGATAATAAATTTCGAGGAGAGAAAATTCCATTGTTAGATGAAGTATTGGAATTTGTTAAAGACAGGAATATATTTTTAAATATTGAGATAAAAAATGGACCTATATTTTATGAGGGTATAGAGCATGATATTGTCAAAGCAGTTAGAGCCTATGATTTGATAGAAAATACTATTATATCATCTTTTAATCATTTTAGTTTAGCCCATATAAAAAATATTGATAAACGATTTAAGACTGGTATACTATATATAGCAGGAATGATAGATCCTTGGGAATATGCAACAAAAATAGGAGCATCCTATATACATCCATTGTATTTAACTATTAATGAAGAAATAGTATTAAAAAGTCAAAATAATGGAGTAAAAGTAAATGTTTTTACTGTTAATAGAAAAGAAGATGCAGAATTAATGAAATCGTTTAAAGTAGATGGTATTATTACGGATTGCCCAGATATATGCAAAAAAGTATTCAATAATTAA
- a CDS encoding histidinol-phosphatase HisJ family protein, with protein MYDFHVHSDFSMDCKYLMEEMVLGAIENNVKSICFTDHVDYDVTEDKIDIDFRTEDYFKKVKQVKYKYKNQIEILTGVEIGMQPHLSKRYDKLINSNPFDFVLMSIHSIEGKDIHLDNFTHGKKPIDALVEYYEYLYRCVESFDNFDVLGHIDYIDRYFEDYSTLPDFNEYKPIVEKILNLIIEKDKGLEINTASKKYGLNYYHPKLEILQLYKYLGGKVLTIGSDAHSPEYIGYDYKSAEKLLRDLEFKYIYIFKERKKYPIHIA; from the coding sequence ATGTATGACTTTCATGTACATAGTGATTTTTCAATGGATTGTAAATATTTAATGGAAGAAATGGTATTAGGTGCTATTGAAAACAATGTGAAAAGTATCTGTTTTACAGATCATGTAGACTATGATGTTACTGAAGATAAAATAGATATAGATTTTAGAACTGAGGATTATTTTAAAAAAGTAAAACAAGTTAAATATAAATACAAAAACCAAATTGAAATACTAACGGGAGTTGAAATTGGAATGCAACCCCATCTTAGCAAACGATATGATAAACTCATAAATAGTAATCCCTTTGATTTTGTGCTTATGAGCATCCATTCTATCGAAGGAAAAGATATACATTTAGATAATTTTACCCATGGTAAAAAACCTATAGATGCATTGGTTGAATACTATGAGTATCTATATCGTTGTGTTGAATCCTTTGATAACTTTGATGTTCTAGGTCACATAGATTACATTGATAGATATTTTGAAGATTATTCTACTTTACCAGATTTTAATGAATATAAACCTATAGTTGAAAAAATATTGAATTTAATTATTGAAAAGGACAAAGGATTAGAAATAAATACTGCTAGTAAAAAATATGGTCTAAACTATTATCATCCTAAATTAGAAATATTGCAACTATATAAATACTTAGGTGGAAAAGTGCTAACAATTGGCTCTGATGCCCACAGCCCTGAATATATAGGATATGATTACAAATCCGCTGAAAAATTGTTGAGAGATTTGGAATTTAAGTATATTTATATATTTAAAGAAAGAAAAAAATATCCCATACATATAGCTTAA